One Turneriella parva DSM 21527 genomic region harbors:
- a CDS encoding HPP family protein, which translates to MRAPLRVNREPPSVRFAVWSFTSGALSIWSILLVTQWYGDTLLIGSFGASAVLLFAAPSAELSQPRNLIGGHLISAVIAVLLVKLCGPNFLAIGLAVGLAIAAMYLTHTLHPPGGATALIGVMGSAGFDFVLVPVLLGTVILLLNAMLVNNLVHHRKYPRVWF; encoded by the coding sequence ATGCGGGCTCCTTTACGAGTGAACAGGGAACCGCCATCGGTCAGGTTCGCCGTCTGGAGCTTTACCAGCGGGGCACTGTCTATTTGGTCCATTCTCTTAGTGACACAGTGGTATGGCGACACTCTGTTGATCGGCTCTTTCGGGGCTTCTGCCGTTTTGCTCTTTGCCGCACCTTCAGCCGAGCTATCGCAGCCGCGCAATCTCATCGGGGGTCATCTGATTTCAGCCGTGATCGCTGTATTGCTTGTGAAGCTATGCGGCCCGAATTTTCTCGCTATTGGGCTAGCGGTCGGGCTTGCGATCGCGGCGATGTATCTGACACACACGCTTCACCCACCCGGTGGCGCAACCGCGCTCATCGGCGTTATGGGTTCTGCCGGTTTCGATTTCGTGCTTGTGCCCGTGCTGCTCGGCACAGTTATTCTCTTGCTCAATGCAATGCTGGTAAACAACCTCGTGCATCACCGCAAGTACCCGCGGGTTTGGTTCTAG
- a CDS encoding GAF domain-containing protein, protein MAQSSELNFSDLVQNLGDRRYVRAADVKGLVHRLNKLTLIMQVSRSLMGAMELKKLLGEILSKARIVMSADKASIFMIDEARNEIYASVTLDGNEIRLPRGAGIIGFVADSGETVNITDAYSDARFNRDNDLKTGYRTRSILCMPVHNQDGKIIGAIQVLNKLDEHSFTHEDEELLSAFTAMVGVCLENARAYAELAAERNSLEERVIERTAELALAKAETDQILRAVEEGLFLLYRSGDRFIIGGSHSEALGVILEQTELRSKNFLEILSQFFDSATIDKTKLFLELMFEPQRKQNVLLGLNPLSQIKGLFSGGEKQKFLRFRFGRVMNDANNRVDHLLVTVSDISHEIALQQKLERTEAQNRRHIEMLLAILQSEPATLSEFLADLRQDLLEVSQTLERHAAGAVPDRRAMLLDIYRIVHSIKGNSSLLNFQALTELAHQTESIIESVLNKDEILAGHVVSLAAPVSELENLANELRAWLEKIEVFQKAFGQQKSADLTVRSVAAALEKAAASQHKKALLVFDGFRSGLIAPQLRKNVKDMLVQLVRNSAVHGIEAPETRLAAGKPEVGRVQLISHQQDGKIFVIIEDDGRGIHTERLGERLIETGRLTSAQFESMDADQRLMLIFESEVSTHEGVSELAGRGIGMSIVAESCRQMGATIEVESEPGKFTRFVIEFRAGDNTLLPPN, encoded by the coding sequence ATGGCGCAAAGCAGCGAGCTTAACTTCAGCGATCTGGTGCAGAACCTGGGTGACAGGCGCTACGTGCGGGCTGCCGATGTGAAAGGCCTGGTGCACCGGCTGAACAAGCTCACGCTGATCATGCAGGTCTCGCGCTCACTCATGGGCGCGATGGAGCTTAAGAAGCTGCTGGGTGAAATTCTGAGCAAAGCGCGCATCGTCATGAGTGCCGACAAAGCATCGATCTTCATGATCGACGAGGCACGCAATGAAATTTACGCATCGGTAACCCTCGACGGCAACGAAATTCGACTGCCGCGTGGCGCAGGCATTATCGGCTTCGTCGCCGATTCGGGTGAAACCGTGAATATCACCGATGCGTACAGCGACGCGCGCTTCAACCGCGACAATGACCTGAAGACAGGTTATCGCACCCGGTCGATTCTTTGTATGCCGGTGCATAATCAAGACGGCAAGATTATCGGCGCTATTCAGGTTTTAAACAAGCTCGATGAACATAGCTTCACGCACGAAGACGAAGAGCTCTTGAGTGCATTTACCGCAATGGTCGGGGTTTGTCTTGAAAATGCACGCGCCTATGCTGAACTTGCTGCCGAGCGAAATTCACTCGAAGAGCGCGTCATCGAACGCACCGCCGAGCTCGCACTCGCGAAAGCTGAAACCGACCAGATTTTGCGGGCCGTCGAAGAGGGGCTTTTCTTGCTCTACCGCAGCGGCGACCGTTTCATTATCGGCGGTAGTCATTCAGAGGCCCTCGGCGTCATTCTTGAGCAAACCGAGTTGAGGAGTAAGAATTTTCTCGAGATACTCTCGCAGTTTTTCGATTCTGCGACAATCGATAAGACGAAACTCTTTCTCGAGCTGATGTTCGAGCCGCAGCGCAAACAGAACGTATTATTGGGGCTCAACCCGTTATCACAGATCAAGGGTTTGTTTTCGGGTGGTGAAAAGCAGAAGTTTCTGCGATTTCGGTTCGGCAGGGTCATGAATGATGCAAATAACCGTGTCGATCACCTGCTCGTTACCGTCAGCGATATCTCGCACGAAATCGCTCTGCAGCAAAAGCTCGAACGAACCGAAGCGCAGAACCGGCGCCACATTGAGATGCTGCTGGCGATCTTGCAATCTGAACCCGCAACGCTCAGCGAGTTTCTCGCCGACCTGCGCCAAGACCTGCTCGAAGTGAGTCAGACACTCGAACGTCATGCCGCAGGGGCGGTGCCAGATCGCCGGGCGATGCTGCTCGACATCTACCGAATCGTGCATTCAATCAAAGGGAATTCTTCGCTGCTGAATTTTCAGGCTCTTACTGAGCTGGCGCACCAGACAGAGAGCATTATTGAGAGCGTGCTCAACAAAGATGAGATTTTGGCAGGGCATGTTGTATCTCTCGCCGCTCCCGTTTCTGAACTCGAGAATCTGGCGAATGAACTGCGGGCATGGCTTGAAAAAATTGAGGTATTTCAGAAGGCTTTCGGCCAGCAGAAATCTGCTGATCTGACTGTGCGTTCTGTTGCGGCAGCGCTTGAAAAAGCAGCAGCCTCGCAGCATAAGAAGGCGTTGCTGGTTTTTGACGGGTTTCGCTCTGGCCTGATTGCGCCTCAATTGCGCAAGAATGTGAAAGACATGCTCGTTCAGCTCGTGCGCAACTCGGCTGTTCATGGCATCGAAGCTCCAGAGACGAGGCTTGCCGCGGGTAAACCTGAAGTGGGGCGAGTACAGCTTATCAGTCACCAGCAAGACGGGAAAATCTTTGTGATCATCGAAGACGACGGCCGCGGCATCCATACCGAGAGGTTGGGTGAGCGCCTTATCGAAACAGGGCGACTGACGTCGGCGCAATTCGAGTCAATGGACGCGGATCAGCGGCTGATGCTCATTTTTGAGAGCGAGGTTTCTACGCACGAAGGCGTTTCAGAACTGGCGGGCCGGGGCATTGGTATGAGCATCGTCGCCGAAAGCTGCCGCCAAATGGGTGCGACGATTGAGGTTGAGTCTGAGCCAGGTAAGTTTACGAGGTTTGTGATTGAATTCAGGGCTGGCGATAATACCCTGTTGCCCCCGAATTAA
- the recQ gene encoding DNA helicase RecQ, which produces MPAPGLPFDNAPAIAPNATAEELLHSVFGYSAFRLDQKRIIESVLAKQDTLVIMPTGGGKSLCYQIPALMFEGLTIVVSPLISLMQDQVSQLSELGVRAVCLNSSLDLMEYEENASAVRSGKVKMLYLAPETLFLPRTQALLKGIRVDCLTIDEAHCISDWGHDFRPEYRKLVEVREKFADAVTIALTATATHQVRADIKRQLLIPDSHEFVSSFNRENLILNVIPKSSPDSQVLQILRDHPNESGIIYCFSKAQVDELATMLTSRGFSVKPYHAGLADTMRAKNQQLFIRDDVQIIVATIAFGMGINKPNVRFVIHYDLPKNIESYYQEIGRAGRDGLKADCFLLYSHSDSQKIKFFISQKEEAEKRTALAQLANLVAYAESDACRRYTLLEYFGEQAQDRCGACDICLNPPKDKIDLTVPAQKFMSCVKRSGERFGSGYIVDILRGAKNQKVISNGHESLSTFGIGRELSKPAWQNLGRQLVQQGLLKQDPEYGSLTLTAQAIPVLKGEAQFWGKIVSDTPPRLRPPSPSKGEGPGEGTSELFEILRKKRKELADEHNLAPYMIFSDKSLVDMCAQLPQNREAFLEVHGVGEVKWLRYGEQFLYLIKEYAADSLN; this is translated from the coding sequence GTGCCGGCGCCGGGTCTACCCTTCGATAACGCGCCTGCGATAGCCCCCAACGCGACTGCCGAAGAGCTGCTGCATTCGGTCTTCGGCTACTCAGCATTTCGCCTCGATCAGAAGCGCATCATCGAAAGCGTGCTCGCGAAACAAGACACGCTGGTGATTATGCCGACGGGCGGCGGTAAGTCGCTCTGCTACCAGATACCCGCACTGATGTTCGAGGGTCTGACGATTGTGGTTTCACCATTAATTTCGCTGATGCAAGACCAGGTCTCGCAGCTGAGTGAGCTCGGGGTGCGCGCAGTGTGCCTCAACAGCTCGCTCGACTTGATGGAATATGAAGAGAACGCCTCGGCCGTTCGCTCGGGAAAGGTCAAGATGCTCTACCTCGCCCCAGAGACGCTGTTTCTGCCGCGCACGCAGGCGCTCTTGAAGGGAATACGCGTTGACTGCCTCACGATCGACGAGGCGCACTGCATCTCTGACTGGGGCCATGATTTCAGGCCCGAATACCGCAAGCTTGTCGAAGTGCGCGAGAAGTTCGCCGATGCGGTGACGATTGCGCTGACCGCCACGGCGACACACCAGGTGCGCGCTGATATTAAGCGCCAGCTGCTGATACCCGACTCACACGAATTTGTTTCGAGCTTCAACCGCGAAAATCTGATTCTGAATGTTATACCCAAAAGTTCACCCGACTCGCAGGTGCTGCAGATTCTGCGCGACCACCCGAACGAATCGGGCATCATTTACTGTTTTTCGAAAGCGCAGGTCGACGAGCTCGCCACCATGCTCACCTCACGCGGTTTTTCAGTAAAACCTTACCACGCTGGGCTTGCCGATACGATGCGCGCCAAGAACCAGCAGCTATTCATTCGTGACGACGTGCAGATCATTGTCGCGACGATTGCGTTCGGCATGGGCATCAACAAACCCAACGTGCGTTTTGTCATTCACTACGACCTGCCGAAAAATATCGAGAGCTATTATCAAGAGATTGGGCGCGCTGGCCGCGATGGTCTCAAGGCCGATTGTTTTTTGCTCTATTCGCACAGCGACAGCCAGAAGATCAAATTCTTCATTTCGCAGAAAGAAGAGGCGGAGAAGCGCACGGCCTTGGCGCAGTTGGCCAACCTCGTTGCTTATGCGGAGTCAGATGCGTGTCGGCGCTATACGCTGCTTGAATATTTCGGCGAGCAGGCACAAGACCGGTGCGGTGCCTGCGATATCTGCCTGAATCCCCCCAAAGACAAAATCGACCTCACCGTGCCGGCGCAGAAGTTTATGTCTTGCGTGAAACGTTCGGGCGAGCGCTTCGGCTCGGGGTATATCGTCGACATTCTGCGCGGCGCGAAGAACCAGAAGGTGATCTCGAATGGCCATGAATCGCTTTCAACGTTCGGTATCGGTCGCGAACTCTCGAAGCCGGCTTGGCAAAATCTGGGCCGGCAGCTCGTGCAGCAGGGGCTGCTCAAACAAGACCCTGAGTATGGCAGTCTCACGCTGACGGCGCAGGCGATACCGGTGCTCAAGGGTGAAGCGCAGTTTTGGGGTAAGATTGTATCAGACACCCCACCCCGCCTACGGCCCCCCTCCCCTTCAAAAGGGGAGGGGCCGGGGGAGGGGACATCAGAACTCTTTGAAATCCTACGCAAGAAGCGCAAAGAGCTTGCTGACGAACACAACCTCGCGCCCTACATGATTTTTTCGGACAAGAGTTTGGTAGACATGTGCGCACAACTGCCGCAGAACCGGGAGGCATTTTTAGAAGTGCATGGGGTCGGCGAAGTTAAGTGGCTGCGCTATGGTGAGCAGTTCTTGTATCTGATAAAAGAATACGCGGCAGACTCTCTCAATTAA
- a CDS encoding endonuclease/exonuclease/phosphatase family protein encodes MQITVLTYNIHKAIGTDRKFDPERIAQICEAEKADIVALQEVDSGVPRSRHLNLAAVLGERLGFHHRLGANVRLKVGVYGNATLSRWPFVSGHNLDLTWGIKKKRGCLCDTIQTPAGDLLVMNFHLGLSRIERHFQLKKVLKSDLLQTHSELPIVMLGDSNERTRYLDLFLESAGFANAAGDLKRKLKTWPSFAPIWNLDKVFYNNKCELVEYQVVKNKLTRVASDHLPVKVVLRV; translated from the coding sequence GTGCAGATTACCGTACTGACATACAACATTCACAAAGCGATCGGCACCGACCGCAAATTTGACCCTGAGCGTATTGCGCAGATCTGTGAGGCCGAAAAGGCAGACATTGTTGCCTTGCAAGAGGTCGACAGCGGTGTGCCGCGCAGCCGCCACCTCAACCTGGCAGCTGTGCTCGGCGAGCGCCTCGGCTTTCACCACCGCCTCGGCGCCAACGTGAGACTAAAAGTCGGTGTTTATGGCAATGCAACGTTGTCGCGCTGGCCATTCGTCTCAGGGCACAACCTCGACCTGACGTGGGGCATTAAAAAAAAGCGAGGATGTCTCTGCGATACGATTCAGACCCCAGCTGGCGACCTGCTCGTCATGAATTTTCACCTGGGTTTGTCGCGCATCGAACGGCACTTTCAACTGAAAAAGGTATTAAAGTCAGACCTGCTGCAAACGCACTCAGAGCTGCCGATAGTCATGCTCGGCGACAGCAACGAACGCACGCGCTACCTCGACCTGTTTCTTGAATCTGCCGGTTTTGCCAACGCGGCAGGCGACCTGAAACGTAAGCTCAAGACCTGGCCTTCGTTCGCACCAATCTGGAACCTCGACAAAGTTTTCTATAACAACAAGTGTGAATTGGTCGAATACCAGGTAGTGAAGAACAAACTCACCCGCGTTGCTTCAGACCATTTGCCAGTGAAGGTTGTACTAAGAGTGTGA
- a CDS encoding alpha-glucosidase, with protein sequence MYPRSFKDTNGDGVGDLPGIREKIGYLSELGVNAVWLSPINTSPMLDFGYDISDYRGIDPLFGSMADFDALLAELHSNNIKLLLDLVVNHTSSLHPWFVEARSSRESAKRDWYIWREGVKDKPPHAAREGLHARGKVRGLVPPNNWQSVFGGPAWTWDDATGAWYLHSFLAEQPDLNWRNPEVKEAVFADIEFWLKKGVDGFRLDVVNLYFKDAQFRDNPLRLWGWRYPRPYEFQRHVHDMSQPEMHPLLKDLRQLLDRYNATSVGEVLVDFTGDPELAASYLGDGDELHMTFDFTLLYQKWNVADIAKTLRNWYAACGDNWPTLVLGNHDQDRAYSRHAKGKESDARAKILAALLLTAKGTPYLYYGDEIGMKNGKIARHELRDPVGIRFWPLTVSRDPARTPMLWNSAAGAGFSESQPWLPLNDDHADRNLEAQQVDNGSIWHWHRQLLALRKQHAALRRGDWSEIYGGKDVLAFRRTDERETIDVFLNFSDRASVIAPRTGEILLSSHGRTTMTNELAPYEAIMISLLPPN encoded by the coding sequence ATTTATCCGCGGAGTTTTAAAGATACGAATGGCGACGGTGTAGGCGATCTGCCCGGCATACGGGAAAAGATCGGTTACCTGAGCGAGCTCGGCGTCAATGCAGTCTGGCTGTCGCCGATCAACACCTCACCGATGCTCGATTTTGGCTATGACATCTCTGACTACAGGGGAATTGACCCTCTGTTCGGCAGCATGGCCGACTTTGACGCGCTGCTCGCAGAACTGCACAGCAACAATATCAAACTGCTTCTCGACCTTGTGGTCAACCATACATCCTCATTGCACCCATGGTTTGTCGAAGCGCGTTCGTCGCGTGAAAGTGCGAAGCGCGATTGGTATATCTGGCGAGAGGGTGTAAAAGACAAACCACCACATGCCGCAAGAGAGGGCCTCCATGCCCGCGGCAAAGTTCGTGGCCTCGTGCCACCAAACAATTGGCAGAGCGTCTTTGGCGGCCCGGCGTGGACATGGGATGACGCGACGGGCGCCTGGTATCTGCATTCGTTTCTCGCCGAGCAGCCCGATCTGAACTGGCGCAACCCAGAAGTTAAAGAAGCCGTTTTCGCCGACATCGAATTTTGGCTTAAGAAAGGTGTGGATGGATTTCGTTTAGACGTTGTGAACCTCTATTTCAAAGACGCGCAGTTTCGCGACAACCCTTTGCGGCTGTGGGGCTGGCGTTACCCTCGCCCATACGAATTTCAGCGGCACGTGCATGACATGTCGCAGCCCGAAATGCATCCGCTTCTGAAAGACCTGCGGCAGCTGCTCGACAGGTATAATGCAACTTCGGTGGGTGAGGTGCTCGTCGATTTTACCGGAGACCCCGAGCTTGCGGCGAGTTATCTTGGCGATGGCGACGAGTTGCACATGACCTTCGATTTCACGCTGCTGTACCAGAAATGGAATGTTGCCGACATCGCCAAAACGCTGCGCAACTGGTACGCTGCGTGCGGCGATAACTGGCCGACGCTGGTCTTGGGCAACCACGACCAAGACAGAGCGTACTCGCGCCATGCAAAGGGCAAAGAGAGCGATGCACGCGCAAAGATTCTCGCCGCGCTTCTGTTAACGGCCAAGGGAACACCCTATTTATACTATGGCGACGAGATTGGCATGAAGAACGGCAAAATCGCGCGCCATGAACTGCGCGACCCGGTGGGCATTCGTTTCTGGCCGCTGACAGTCAGCCGCGACCCGGCGCGCACCCCCATGCTCTGGAATTCTGCAGCCGGTGCGGGGTTCAGCGAAAGCCAGCCCTGGCTGCCGCTCAACGACGATCATGCCGACAGAAATCTTGAGGCACAACAAGTAGATAACGGATCTATATGGCATTGGCACAGGCAGTTGCTGGCCTTACGCAAGCAGCATGCAGCCCTGCGGCGTGGCGACTGGAGCGAGATTTATGGCGGAAAAGACGTATTGGCATTTCGGCGCACTGACGAACGCGAAACCATCGATGTTTTCCTGAATTTTTCAGATCGTGCGAGCGTGATTGCGCCGCGCACGGGCGAAATCTTGCTGTCGAGTCACGGGCGAACGACGATGACGAATGAACTGGCGCCTTATGAAGCCATTATGATTTCCCTGTTGCCCCCGAATTAA
- a CDS encoding endonuclease I family protein yields MHIRWLRAATLGFLVTCIWPDGNISIANFRKAKQLVYQIAAPENRTFYCNCAFSAEGIDRASCGYVPLNDNARANRTEIEHIVPAENFGKSFAEWRDGHADCVRTNGTRYKGRRCAGKASATYRLMEADLYNLVPEIGELNADRRNYRFGIIEGEARNYGACDFEVEDRVTEPRPEIRGDIARVYFYMNAAYPGRGIIGNKAQKLFEAWDKADPVDAVECRRAAKIEHVQGNANEFVKQPCAAAGLY; encoded by the coding sequence GTGCACATTCGTTGGCTTCGCGCTGCCACTCTCGGTTTTCTGGTCACGTGCATTTGGCCCGATGGAAATATATCGATCGCAAATTTCAGAAAAGCAAAGCAGCTTGTTTACCAGATTGCTGCTCCAGAAAACCGCACCTTCTACTGCAATTGCGCTTTCTCAGCTGAAGGCATCGATCGTGCGAGCTGCGGTTATGTGCCGCTGAACGACAACGCGCGCGCCAACCGCACCGAAATCGAGCATATCGTGCCTGCAGAAAACTTTGGCAAAAGTTTTGCCGAATGGCGCGACGGCCATGCAGATTGCGTGCGCACCAATGGCACACGTTACAAGGGGCGCCGGTGCGCCGGCAAAGCGAGTGCCACCTACCGCCTTATGGAAGCTGATCTCTATAACCTCGTACCCGAAATTGGTGAACTGAACGCAGACCGCCGCAACTATCGTTTTGGTATTATTGAGGGTGAGGCGCGCAATTATGGCGCCTGTGATTTTGAAGTCGAAGATCGGGTAACCGAACCACGCCCCGAAATTCGCGGTGATATAGCCCGGGTCTATTTTTACATGAACGCTGCGTATCCCGGTCGGGGTATTATTGGCAATAAGGCGCAGAAACTTTTCGAGGCATGGGACAAAGCAGACCCGGTCGACGCGGTGGAGTGCAGACGTGCTGCGAAGATCGAGCATGTTCAGGGTAATGCCAACGAGTTTGTTAAGCAGCCCTGTGCAGCTGCGGGGTTGTATTGA
- a CDS encoding Ig-like domain-containing protein, translating to MKKTRTNNRIRIAILLTVATGLNPWLPVFIQCAYNPNDNCLNPASSCFVPDKEPPTIANSSPANGATIRSASDLVTITFSEPVKNATVTSNYVFSGVGGSGLAAASVNKINDREYRLTVTGVLGQGAVALSINQITDWAGNPYTGALNFTASQDLNWTQTDSLTSRLWTNLAFGNNRFVLVSSGTNFNKFSIDNGHTWADATNPNGSWNNIIYGGGLFVATAGSGTDRIMTSPDGITWTVRTQPEANSWSSVAYGNGLYVGVSSSGTNRVMTSSDGVTWISQPVTIDIGWAVIAYGNGSFVALGSSGGAAERAMKSTDGINWTYHTLPENNAWRKIVYAEGLFVAISNAGTTRVITSPDGENWTGRTVPNQSWYNLSYGDGLFVAIALSTNLTMRSTNGIDWTLNTALLPGSGSWNSVAFGNGTFVTCMQSSVTCAWASWP from the coding sequence ATGAAGAAGACACGAACCAACAATAGAATTCGCATTGCAATTTTGCTCACGGTAGCCACGGGTTTAAACCCGTGGCTACCGGTGTTCATACAATGTGCATATAATCCGAATGATAATTGCCTCAACCCGGCTTCTTCATGCTTTGTACCCGACAAAGAGCCGCCGACAATTGCAAACTCAAGCCCAGCAAATGGTGCGACGATTCGTTCGGCGTCTGATCTCGTTACCATTACGTTTTCTGAGCCGGTAAAAAATGCGACCGTGACATCAAACTACGTATTCAGCGGCGTTGGTGGTTCGGGGCTTGCAGCTGCCTCCGTAAACAAAATCAACGATCGCGAATACCGACTTACGGTTACTGGCGTACTCGGCCAGGGGGCGGTTGCACTATCAATTAATCAGATTACCGATTGGGCAGGAAACCCGTATACCGGCGCACTCAATTTTACTGCCAGCCAAGATCTAAACTGGACGCAGACAGATTCTCTAACCTCGCGGCTTTGGACAAACCTCGCCTTCGGCAATAACCGGTTTGTGCTGGTTTCTTCGGGTACGAACTTCAATAAATTCTCAATTGATAACGGGCACACCTGGGCAGACGCGACAAACCCAAATGGTTCCTGGAACAATATAATCTATGGCGGTGGATTGTTTGTTGCCACCGCTGGTTCAGGAACTGATCGTATAATGACTTCGCCCGACGGTATTACCTGGACTGTAAGAACGCAACCCGAAGCCAACAGTTGGAGTTCTGTTGCCTATGGGAACGGATTGTACGTGGGCGTCAGCTCCTCTGGAACCAATCGAGTCATGACTTCAAGCGACGGCGTAACCTGGATCAGTCAACCCGTGACAATTGACATCGGGTGGGCCGTTATAGCCTATGGAAACGGTAGTTTTGTGGCGTTAGGTTCGTCTGGCGGGGCCGCCGAAAGGGCCATGAAATCCACCGATGGTATCAACTGGACTTACCACACGCTGCCCGAAAACAACGCCTGGCGCAAAATCGTTTATGCTGAAGGATTGTTCGTAGCTATTTCTAATGCTGGTACGACCAGAGTCATCACTTCACCCGATGGGGAAAACTGGACAGGCAGAACGGTTCCGAATCAATCATGGTACAATCTGAGTTACGGGGACGGTTTGTTTGTTGCGATAGCGCTCTCAACAAATCTCACCATGCGTTCGACGAACGGCATCGACTGGACATTAAACACTGCTCTATTGCCCGGTAGTGGTTCGTGGAATAGTGTGGCTTTTGGCAATGGCACTTTCGTGACCTGCATGCAGAGCTCAGTCACCTGTGCCTGGGCGAGTTGGCCTTAA
- a CDS encoding cyclic nucleotide-binding domain-containing protein, whose product MDLSKYLHQLASRTVTMGNVIFKEDQEGDGNMYFVIEGEVSIFITNKNTQLKVNTITPGKFFGELALLKNIPRTASAIVTSPTAKIARLDKSIFMQLAKSDPEFLFDLLKIVLDRLIIAELNVKKLTNAQEG is encoded by the coding sequence GTGGATCTTTCAAAATACCTGCACCAGCTCGCCAGCCGCACGGTTACCATGGGTAACGTCATTTTCAAAGAAGATCAAGAGGGCGACGGCAACATGTACTTCGTTATCGAAGGCGAAGTTTCGATATTTATCACCAACAAGAACACGCAGCTCAAAGTGAACACAATCACACCGGGTAAATTTTTCGGCGAGTTGGCTCTGCTGAAGAATATTCCGAGAACGGCGTCTGCAATCGTCACCAGCCCGACGGCAAAAATCGCGCGGCTCGACAAATCGATCTTCATGCAGCTGGCGAAGTCAGACCCCGAGTTTCTGTTCGACCTGCTGAAGATTGTGCTCGATCGCCTGATTATCGCCGAGCTGAATGTCAAGAAACTGACGAACGCGCAAGAGGGGTAA